In the Mya arenaria isolate MELC-2E11 chromosome 11, ASM2691426v1 genome, one interval contains:
- the LOC128209938 gene encoding insulin-like growth factor-binding protein complex acid labile subunit — MRLQPKSQISIMLLALLLQAVHVSGEICVSPTVPSNLCECRLENGVRRLNCQDKRLTTIPTFTPTNDIFDEIDFTYYIQESSASNKISNIPDYAFENITTKKVNLLTNPVSSVSFNAFNSNRSKTYLQELLIEGNLTNLPPTDPLGTLTNLKYLHLKSYQKIVLIGADFPFPNLVTLILDTFIGLTTVDPAAFAPLQNVKELHLENMPSMKTLPIQAWNQLPMIKDLRLKDLAVSTIEAGTFHSLQNLEFLYIHYISTLTTIRNGTFGAASNTLTHLYLKYDDLSDLGFLASETFPNLTHLDLSYNTKLYNGLISPNFTTLTALRTMNLGDVGLSSVGKTMLSGLGLLHTLDLSYNNIQTVENQAFSLMPNLVELRMSKQTLAINFEQNAFQGIESSLEHLLLDLNRISYTQFWPLLETLTNLVELNLEGTGLTEIRDYTFQNNQKLSNLHLKSNSISSINQKTFFGPRNTLRVLDLSLNRLTTISACLFSDFQPKPTFYFTGNPLNCTCDLTWLFDWVLTHPTRQQQIDAALAYVGKCGSPANLAGKYMLDDFQKVDMCPTGGGTIPQCPDLYATTTPIPTTTTSASTIVSTTPPLAPIPDFELLVVLASENFIELTWTVSDKTDVTGYQINMTANYINDPVIKNIVKEDKNVRFYELKSGEYFYFCLALRINSQLRTETKKCASANTLLVQTTTTEAVTQAPEANIGLIAGLSAGGAILIILIIVIVYLLLKSNKQKKAPPSTSPMTFTMHPHANVPQAGGTAKRFAKKPDKEGATPDDINITMISNGDMNKGRISAGSYQELHTKGLDNNPMPSSSKNGAYAIGPDHRRGAYPSSPSSPDHYTNSFDQRPLPQAPGGRRGYVNTGYKKSNEHLPETSKNEYSEARY, encoded by the coding sequence ATGAGGCTACAACCAAAGAGTCAAATCAGCATAATGTTGTTGGCGCTGCTTCTACAAGCAGTCCATGTCAGTGGGGAGATATGTGTGTCACCAACTGTACCATCCAACCTCTGTGAATGTAGGCTTGAAAATGGGGTGCGTAGGCTTAATTGCCAGGACAAGCGTCTCACAACCATTCCAACTTTCACACCAACCAATGACATCTTTGATGAAATAGACTTTACCTATTACATTCAAGAAAGTTCAGCCAGcaataaaatttcaaacattCCAGACtatgcatttgaaaatataactaCCAAGAAAGTAAATCTGCTGACAAATCCAGTTTCATCAGtgagttttaatgcatttaacagCAACAGATCAAAAACATACCTACAGGAACTACTTATAGAAGGGAATTTGACAAACTTACCACCAACAGATCCACTCGGGACCTTAACAAATCTaaagtatttgcatttaaaaagtTACCAAAAAATTGTACTAATAGGTGCGGATTTTCCATTTCCAAATCTTGTAACACTAATACTTGATACTTTCATTGGATTAACAACAGTGGATCCCGCTGCTTTTGCCCCCCTGCAGAATGTTAAAGAGTTACATCTTGAAAACATGCCATCCATGAAGACACTTCCAATACAGGCTTGGAATCAGCTACCAATGATCAAAGACCTCCGCCTTAAGGACCTTGCAGTATCCACCATTGAAGCTGGAACCTTCCACAGCTTACAAAACCTTGAATTCttgtatatacattacataTCAACATTAACGACTATACGAAATGGAACGTTTGGTGCAGCAAGCAACACACTAACGCACCTTTACCTCAAATACGATGATCTATCAGACCTTGGATTTTTGGCTTCAGAGACGTTTCCAAATCTTACCCATCTAGACCTGAGTTATAACACTAAACTGTACAATGGTCTCATCTCCCCAAACTTCACAACCCTGACTGCTTTGCGGACAATGAACTTGGGTGATGTAGGGCTATCTTCAGTGGGTAAAACAATGCTTTCTGGACTTGGTTTGCTTCATACACTTGATCTCTCGTACAATAACATTCAAACAGTAGAAAATCAGGCCTTTAgcttaatgccaaatctagtgGAATTACGGATGAGCAAACAGACACTTGCCATTAACTTTGAGCAGAATGCATTTCAAGGAATTGAATCTTCGTTGGAACATTTGCTACTGGATCTAAACAGAATCAGTTATACACAATTTTGGCCCTTACTTGAAACACTGACAAATCTTGTTGAACTGAATTTAGAAGGAACAGGACTCACTGAAATACGTGACTATACATTTCAGAATAACCAAAAATTATCCAATTTGCACCTTAAGTCAAACAGTATTTCATCCATAAACCAAAAGACATTTTTTGGCCCAAGAAATACTCTTCGAGTCCTTGACCTGTCCCTAAACCGTCTGACAACAATAAGTGCCTGTTTGTTCAGTGATTTTCAACCAAAGCCGACCTTCTACTTCACGGGCAATCCCCTCAACTGCACATGTGACCTGACTTGGCTGTTTGATTGGGTATTGACCCACCCTACGAGGCAGCAACAGATAGACGCAGCCCTTGCATATGTGGGAAAATGTGGATCCCCAGCTAATCTTGCAGGCAAGTATATGCTTGACGATTTTCAAAAGGTTGATATGTGTCCCACTGGGGGAGGGACCATACCCCAGTGTCCAGATCTGTATGCAACAACAACCCCAATACCGACTACAACAACCAGTGCTTCAACCATTGTCTCGACCACACCACCGCTAGCTCCAATACCAGACTTTGAGTTGCTTGTAGTCCTAGCAAGTGAAAACTTTATAGAACTAACATGGACCGTTTCAGACAAAACTGATGTTACAGGCTATCAAATTAACATGACTGCAAATTACATAAATGATCCTGTCATCAAGAATATTGTAAAAGAGGACAAAAATGTTAGATTTTATGAGCTAAAATCTGGGGAATACTTTTATTTCTGCTTAGCTTTAAGAATAAACAGTCAACTGAggactgaaacaaaaaaatgtgcCAGTGCTAATACACTACTTGTCCAGACAACAACAACTGAGGCTGTAACCCAAGCCCCAGAGGCAAACATTGGACTTATAGCTGGCCTCAGTGCCGGAGGAGCAATTCTCATCATTCTTATCATTGTCATAGTTTACCTACTGCTGAagtcaaataaacaaaagaagGCACCACCAAGTACCTCGCCAATGACTTTTACCATGCATCCACATGCAAATGTTCCCCAGGCCGGTGGCACAGCAAAACGGTTTGCCAAGAAGCCAGACAAAGAGGGCGCCACACCTGAtgatataaatatcacaatGATATCAAATGGTGATATGAACAAAGGCCGCATATCCGCTGGTAGCTACCAAGAATTGCATACAAAAGGTTTGGACAATAATCCAATGCCTTCTTCGTCAAAAAATGGGGCATACGCAATTGGTCCTGATCATCGACGAGGGGCATATCCAAGCAGTCCAAGCAGTCCAGATCATTATACTAACAGTTTTGACCAAAGACCTTTACCCCAAGCCCCGGGAGGAAGGCGTGGGTATGTTAATACAGGTTATAAGAAAAGCAACGAACACTTACCAGAGACCTCCAAAAATGAATATTCGGAAGCGAGGTATTAG
- the LOC128209937 gene encoding uncharacterized protein LOC128209937 — MRSPNIVTLLLFLAVVVNGRQIASHHLATKHGNDIRDNMLTQKRISTMLLGHNHMLLRHSPMLLRHNPMLLGHKRLERGIFQSTTGPYHQYRPPLLLASSECAAIDKCSCTMDLTINRPKIDCKSQKLQEIPKFKLLNTVYFAIDLQWNLIKSVPNNSFANLKVNRIDLLENKIQNIDIDAFKGVEELLEELLISGNDLLSIPFSSIIKLRYLRRLALKHFTQQTPVGLNYLSFFPRLEALEFSDINKLQVNVSASDGVLPKLQHLELRNVYIQEIPLASLQFLTSLRTLYIRHNDIPTLLGRSFERLTNLRDLDLSYNNINLINRDCFLQVSRSLNKLNLGTNSFTSSSLEALSSQQWPNLETLILSYNNGLRTMPGSVFQNMPILRYLYMTGVGITTVSGSLLYGLQSLTSLDLSYNNIETIQDNSFAAVGESFELKLDNQFHFESGSKALTVSPNSFSGSQEKIYFLNLDNTPLAVSQFWNTLKTLTTIKEVLLQKTGLTDIPELAFENNKDLNKLDIRENSIKSLKLKTFKGLEDSLSEIDISVNNLDTLSECIFQNFTKLQVINLRANPLHCDCRLVWLHQHLNKEVNFDNIYREEVMCASPAHLANKVLYQVPLNDLKCENLTPVSCSETGKPTTASPTTIGPVDNQLKLSIPNTSPNSITVYWSVRSMSGITGYKLEYFVPSDVHQTNEVNIHRDVTLHVIHKLRSGTFYTVCVTGEVNQAENAKLRDCRTIKTEDDANKSSGQNGNIDNDELGKSRQIMIGAIIASVAIIVLIAVGVCAVIKYRYKAKRMTELLALTSPVRQQPHVCGSREDMANFPYPAQNDYTEINPAQLAHYLAGSRSPRNLQRQFGFESLQDDSPYNTMNSCQRMRFRRKNPYENDDEEYVAETETQEESDEETPQIDEGVCFSNSEEILFKTDLAERHSAPSRLDGKSDRNSRPLPATPAEQGKTVPAKDKRRSNTMQQKKGKKKRNEKTNENISTVSKDNQN, encoded by the exons ATGAg atctCCTAACATTGTCACACTCCTGCTGTTCCTGGCTGTTGTTGTAAATGGACGACAGATTGCCAGTCACCACCTGGCAACGAAACATGGGAACGATATCAGGGACAACATGCTGACGCAAAAAAGAATTTCTACCATGTTACTCGGACATAACCACATGTTACTAAGACATAGCCCCATGTTACTAAGACATAACCCCATGTTACTAGGACATAAACGATTAGAGCGAGGAATATTTCAGAGCACAACAGGCCCATACCACCAATACAGACCACCATTACTTTTAGCATCAAGCGAGTGTGCCGCCATCGATAAGTGCTCATGCACGATGGACCTGACAATCAACAGACCGAAAATAGACTGCAAATCGCAGAAACTACAGGAAATCCCTAAGTTCAAACTGTTAAATACCGTATATTTTGCAATTGACTTGCAATGGAACCTCATAAAGTCAGTTCCAAATAACAGTTTTGCAAACTTGAAAGTAAATCGTATTGACCTCCTTGAAAACAAAATCCAGAACATTGATATAGATGCATTTAAAGGAGTTGAAGAACTGCTGGAGGAACTGCTGATTTCAGGAAACGACTTATTATCGATACCATTTAGTAGTATAATAAAACTGCGATACCTGAGAAGACTAGCACTGAAACATTTTACACAACAAACGCCCGTTGGCCTCAACTATCTGAGTTTTTTCCCTCGATTGGAAGCACTGGAGTTTAGCGACATTAACAAGCTCCAAGTAAATGTCTCTGCATCTGACGGTGTTTTACCAAAATTGCAGCACTTAGAACTACGAAATGTGTATATTCAAGAAATTCCACTCGCATCCTTGCAATTTCTAACAAGTTTGCGAACCTTATACATACGTCACAATGATATTCCTACATTGTTAGGTCGCAGCTTTGAGAGGCTTACTAACCTGCGGGACCTCGATCTGTCgtataacaatatcaatttaatcAATCGAGACTGCTTTCTTCAAGTATCAAGAAGTCTGAATAAACTTAACCTAGGCACAAATAGCTTCACTTCGAGCTCTCTTGAGGCTCTCTCCAGTCAACAGTGGCCGAACCTGGAAACCCTCATTCTGTCCTACAACAATGGATTGCGAACCATGCCAGGCTCAGTGTTTCAAAACATGCCCATTCTGAGATACTTGTACATGACTGGAGTTGGAATAACCACCGTATCAGGCAGTCTTCTGTATGGCTTACAAAGTCTCACGTCATTGGACCTAAGTTATAACAATATCGAAACAATCCAGGATAATTCCTTTGCAGCAGTTGGGGAAAGCTTTGAACTGAAGCTTGACAATCAGTTCCACTTTGAAAGTGGAAGCAAAGCATTGACAGTTTCACCAAATTCTTTCTCTGGTTCACAAGAGAAGatttactttttaaatcttGACAATACTCCACTTGCTGTTTCTCAATTTTGGAACACACTGAAAACCTTGACCACCATAAAAGAAGTACTGTTACAGAAAACTGGCCTCACTGATATTCCTGAACTTGCTTTCGAAAACAACAAAGATCTGAACAAGCTTGACATTCGAGAAAACAGCATTAAATCTCTGAAGCTCAAAACCTTCAAGGGTCTGGAAGACTCTCTGAGTGAAATAGATATATCAGTAAATAACCTTGACACCCTAAGTGAGTGCATTTTCCAGAATTTCACCAAGCTACAGGTAATAAATTTAAGAGCGAATCCACTGCATTGTGATTGCCGACTTGTTTGGCTTCATCAACACTTGAATAAAGAAGTcaattttgacaacatttacaGGGAAGAAGTCATGTGTGCTAGCCCAGCTCATTTAGCTAACAAAGTTCTCTACCAAGTTCCATTAAACGACCTCAAATGTGAAAATCTGACCCCTGTTTCCTGTTCAGAAACTGGAAAACCAACCACTGCAAGTCCAACTACCATTGGTCCAGTAGACAACCAATTGAAACTTTCTATCCCTAACACTTCGCCCAACTCAATTACAGTTTACTGGAGTGTCAGGAGTATGTCTGGCATCACTGGATACAAGCTGGAGTATTTCGTACCATCAGATGTTCACCAGACCAACGAGGTAAATATACACAGAGATGTGACCCTGCATGTAATACACAAGCTGCGTTCTGGGACATTCTACACTGTTTGTGTAACAGGGGAAGTTAACCAGGCTGAAAATGCAAAGCTTCGAGATTGCCgcacaataaaaactgaagatgACGCCAATAAATCTTCAGGTCAAAACGGAAACATCGATAATGATGAACTAGGGAAGAGCAGGCAGATAATGATTGGTGCAATCATCGCATCAGTAgctatcattgttttgatagcTGTTGGTGTCTGTGCGGTGATCAAGTACAGATACAAGGCCAAGAGGATGACTGAGCTTCTTGCTCTCACATCTCCGGTAAGACAACAGCCCCATGTGTGTGGTTCGCGAGAGGACATGGCAAATTTTCCTTACCCTGCACAAAATGACTACACAGAGATAAACCCTGCCCAGCTTGCCCATTACCTTGCAGGAAGTCGGAGTCCAAGGAACCTGCAGCGCCAGTTTGGGTTTGAAAGCCTGCAGGATGACAGTCCCTACAATACAATGAACTCTTGCCAGCGGATGAGATTCCGGCGGAAAAACCCGTACGAAAATGATGACGAGGAGTATGTGGCAGAAACAGAAACACAAGAAGAATCAGATGAAGAAACTCCACAGATAGATGAAGGTGTATGCTTCAGCAACAGTGAGGAAATACTGTTCAAAACAGATCTAGCTGAGCGCCATTCAGCTCCGTCCAGACTGGATGGGAAATCAGACAGAAACTCTCGTCCCTTGCCTGCCACGCCAGCTGAACAAGGCAAAACTGTACCTGCTAAAGACAAGAGGAGAAGCAATACAATGCAACAAAAGAAGGGCAAGAAGAAGAGGAATGAAaagacaaatgaaaatatttccacaGTGTCAAAGGACAACCAaaattga